From the genome of Streptomyces ficellus:
GCCGCCGTCGCTGACCACCACGTACTCGCGCTCCAGGCTGGTGGTGCAGCCGACCGCGCTGCCCAGCGAGGTGCCGATCCGCCCGGGGTCGAGCGCGGAGGTGTCGAGGCCGCTGTCGGCGAGCGCCTCGCGGGTGGAGACCACCGCGAACTGGGCGGCCCGGTCGAGGCGGCGGATCTCCTGCGGCGACAGACCGGCGGCCCGCGGGTCGAAGTCGCACTCGGCGGCGACCTGCGAGCGGAACGGGGACGGGTCGTAGAAGGTGATCCTGCGGGTGGCGGTGCGTCCCGCCGTGAGCAGGTCCCAGTACTCCTTGACACCGACCCCTCCCGGGGCCACGACGCCCAGGCCGGTGATGGCGACTCTGCGCATGGGCTACCTGGCCTTCGACGGGGCCGGGTGCGGCGCGGCGCACCAGCCGGATGGAACTGTGGGGGTCACTGTCGATCCCTTCGTCCGTGACGCTCCTGAATCGGTTGGGCGGCCGGGGCGGTTCAGGGTCAGGTCCTCCCCGCCCCGGCCGGCCTGGCACCGGCCGGGCGGCTCGCTCTTGGCGGGCCGCCGTGTCCGGTGCAGACATGGAACGTCTGTGCTCTCGACCGTGGCTCGCGCGGGCGTGGATCTGCCGGAACGCCCCACTACGTGGGGACGTTTCCGTGCTTGCGGGCCGGGACCTCGGCCCGCTTGGTGCGCAGCATGGCCAGGGAGCGGACGAGGACGCGGCGGGTGTCCGCGGGGTCGATGACGTCGTCGACGAGGCCGCGTTCGGCGGCGTAGTACGGGTGCATCAGCTCGGACTTGTACTCCTTGATGCGCTGGGCGCGCACCGCGTCGGGGTCGTCGGAGGCGGCGATCTCGCGGCGGAAGATGACGTTCGCCGCGCCTTCGGCACCCATCACGGCGATCTCGTTGGTGGGCCAGGCGAAGGACAGGTCGGCGCCGATGGACCGGGAGTCCATGACGATGTAGGCGCCGCCGTAGGCCTTGCGCAGGACGAGGGAGATGCGGGGCACGGTGGCGTTGCAGTAGGCGTACAGCAGCTTGGCGCCGTGCCGGATGATGCCGTTGTGCTCCTGGTCGACGCCGGGCAGGAAGCCGGGGACGTCGACGAGGGTGACCAGCGGGATGTTGAAGGAGTCGCACGTCGACACGAACCGGGCGGCCTTCTCCGAGGCGTGGATGTCGAGCACGCCGGCGAGGGAGGCGGGCTGGTTGGCGACGATGCCGACCGGGTGACCGTCGAGCCGGGCGAGCGCGCACACCACGTTGGGGGCCCAGGTCTCGTGGATCTCCAGGTACTCGCCGTCGTCGACGATCTCCTCGATGACGCCGCGGATGTCGTAGGAGCGACCGGGGTCGGCGGGGACGAGGTCGGCGAGGGCGTCGGTGCGCCGGTCGGCCGGGTCGTCGCAGGCGACGGCGGGCGGCGTCTCCCGGTTGTTGGCCGGCAGCAGGCCGAGCAGGTAGCGCACGTCCTCCAGGCAGGTCGCCTCGTCGTCGTGGGCGAAGTGGCACACGCCGGAGGTGGTGGCGTGCACGTCGGCGCCGCCGAGGCCGTTGTGGGTGATCTCCTCGCCCGTCACGGCCTGCACCACGTCGGGTCCCGTGATGAACATCTGGGCGGTGTCGCGGACCATGAAGACGAAGTCCGTCAGGGCGGGCGAGTAGGCCGCGCCGCCGGCGCACGGGCCGAGCATGACGCTGATCTGCGGGATCACCCCGGACGCCGCGACGTTGCGGCGGAAGATGCCGCCGTAACCGGCGAGCGCGGTGACGCCCTCCTGGATGCGGGCGCCCGCACCGTCGTTGAGGCTCACCAGCGGGGCGCCGGCGGACTCGGCGAGGTCCATGACCTTGTGCACCTTGGCGGCGTGGGCCTCGCCGAGGGCGCCCGCGAAGACGCGGAAGTCGTGCGCGTAGGCGAAGACGGTACGGCCGTGGACGAGGCCCCAGCCGATGACGACGCCGTCGCCGTGGGGTTTGCGCTCCTCCAGGCCGAAGCCGGTGGCGCGGTGGCGGCGCAGGGGCTCGATCTCGGTGAACGTCCCCTCGTCGAAGAGGAGTTCCAGGCGTTCGTGCGCGGTCAGCTTGTTCTTCTCGTGCTGTCGCCGGGTGGCCGCCGGGTCGGGTCCCCGGCTCACCTCCTCCTTGAGGCGGCGCAGTTCGTCGGTGGCGCGCCGCAGGTCGGGAGCGGCGGGGGTGACCGTGAGCTCGTCGAGGATCGTCATTGGCCGAACGTAGGAACGCCTCCTCGAAACGCGGTGGAGGGCCCGCACGCGCCGCTGCCCCCGGCACGCCGGTCACGGCGGATCGGGGGTGGCGGCCGCTGTCACGACCGGTGATGACGGTGCGTCAGGTGCTGGCGGGCGCGTGCAGGTCGAGGCCCGGGTCGGACGAGAGGACCGCCTGGTGCAGGCGCTGGAGCCGGGGGGACGGCTCCAGGCCCAGCTCGTCGATGAGGGTGGTGCGCAGGCGCTGGTAGGACTCCAGGGCGCGCCAGGAGCTGCCCGAGCGGTGCAGGGCCGTCATCAGCTGGGCGCAGAAGTTCTCGTGCATGGGGTGCTTGGCGACCAGGACCCGCAGTTCCGGCACGATCTCGGTGTGCCTGCCGAGGTGCAGGTCGGCGTCGATGCGCCGCTCCAGGGCGGCCATCCGGTCCTCCTCCAGCCCCAGCACCTCCAGTTCGAGGACGCTGCCGACGCGCACGTCGACCAGGGCCGGCCCGTGCCACATGTCCAGGGCCCGGCCGAGGAGGCGGGAGGCGGCACGGTGGTCGCCCGCCTCGTGGGCGTCGCGCCCGGAGGAGGTGAGGCGGCCGAACTCCTGCGCGTCCACCCGGCCGGGCTGGACCTGGAGCAGGTAGCCGCCGTGCTGGGTGACGAGGACGTCCTTGGCGCGGCGGAGCGGGTCGCCGTCGAGCGCGGCGGCGATCTTGCGGCGGAGCTGGAGGATGTACGTCTGGAGGGTGGTGGCGGCGCTGCGCGGGATGTCCTCGCCCCAGATCTCCTCCATGAGTGTCGGCACGGTGACGACGCGGTCGGCCTGGAGGGCGAGAAGCGCGAGGATCTGTCGCGGCTTGCCCGCGGTGGGGACCACGGAGACTCCGTGCTCGATGGCGGTGAGCGGTCCCAGTACGTTGATCTCCATCGTTCGTTCCCCTTTGCCTCGGTTCCCCGTCACTCCTGCTGCCGGCCTTCGGAGCGGAGCGTGGCTCGAGCCTCGCACTCGTGGTGGCCGCGCCCCAGTGAGCGGCTCACGAAGGGAGACGTGAAAATGTCATGGCGGGATGGTGAAGCCGGCACTGTGCCGCGGGGAGAGCCACCACGCAGAATCCTGACCCACAGGACATCGGCGCCGGCCGACGGGCGACAGCCCCGGCGGGCACCGCCTCAGGGAGGGGAACTCATGCTCGGCTCGACCATGATCGAATCCGGTACGGCCCCGTCGGTGGACACGTCCCACCGCTACGCACTGCTCACCGCCCGCACGGGTCTGGAGCCGGACCTGGCGCAGCGTTACACCACCGACCCGCTGTCGGTGCTGACCGAGTTCGGCCTGACCGGAGCCGAGCCGGTCTACCTGGTGGCCGCGGAGGACGTGTACCTGGAGAACCTGGACCAGCCGGGCGCGGGCGTGGCCTCGTTCTGCAACTTCACCCACGGCCCGTCCTGCTTCGCGACGTCCGCCGCGGAGCGCTCGTGACCGTCACCGATCCGGCTCCCGCCGGTCTTCCGGTGGGGTTCAAGCGGCACCTGCGGGTGGAGACGGTGAGCGGAGAGGCGGTGTACCTGCTGTCGGAGCGGGGCACCACGGTGCTGCGGGGCCCGCAGGTGGAGGTGCTGGCCCCGCTGCTGGACGGGACACGGACGCTGCCCGCGGTGATCGCCGAGGCGACGGCGGCGGTGCCCGCGGCGGAGGCGGGCCGGGTGATCGCCGCCCTGGCCAGGGCCGACCTGGTCGGGTACCGGGACCCCGCGGCGGACGCGGCGGCCGAGGCCTACTGGGAGCTCGCCGGCATCGGCGCACCCGGGGTCGCGGCGGCGGTCCGTTCCACTCCGGTGCACGTGGTGCCGCTGGGGCGGACGGACGGGGCGGCCGCCATGGCGGAGTGCGTGGCGGCCGGGCTGGCCCTCGCGCCGTCCGAGGAGGAGGCCGCGTTCGGGCTGATCCTGTGCGACGACTACCTCGATCCCGCACTCGCCGAGGTGGACGCCCGGCACCGTGCGGCGGGCCGGCCGTGGCTGCTGGCCCGGCCCGGCGGGCCGGAGGTGTGGGTGGGCCCGGTGTTCGGCGCGGCCGGCGGACCGTGCTGGTCGTGTCTGGCGCACCGGCTGCGCGGTCACCGCTCGTCGCAGGCGCCGGTCCGGCACGCCCTCGGGCTGCCCGGCCCGGTGCCGCTGCCGGAGGCGTCACTGCCGGCGGTGCGGACCATGGGGGTGCAGACGACCGTGCTGGAGGCCCTGAAGTGGGCGGCCGGGATGCGGTACGCGGGGCAGGGCTCGGTGTGCCGGCTCGACACCCGCACCCTGCGCACCAGCCACCACCCGGTGACCCGGCGCCCGCAGTGCGCCGAGTGCGGGGACCCGGGGCTGGTGGGCGCCCTGGCCCGGCGTCCCGTGGTGCCGGTGTCCCGGCCGAAGGTGAGCGGGGCGGGCGGCAATCACCGGGCGATGACCCCGGCGCAGGTGCTCGGCCGCTACCGGCACCTGGTCGATCCGGTGACCGGCGTCGTGTCCGGGCTGCGGCCGGCCCCGGGCACCCCGGAGGGCCTCAACCACTGGGTGTCGGGCCGGAACCTCGCGTGGCGCGGCACGGGGCCCGAGGGGCTGCGCAGTTGCAGCGGCGGCAAGGGGGTCACCCCCGAGGAGGCCGAGGCGGGCGCGCTCTGCGAGGCGGTGGAACGTTACTGCGGGACGCGGCAGGGCGACGAGGCGGTGGTGCGGGGTTCGTTCACGGAGCTGGGGGAAGCCGCCGTGCACCCCCAGCGCGTGCAGCTGTACGCCGAGCGGCAGTTCCGGGAGCGGGAGCGGTGGAACGCGCACTGCGCGCCGATGCACGCGGTACCGCCGCGCTTCGACGAGGGGGCGGAGCGGGAGTGGACGCCCGTCTGGTCGCTGACGGCACGGCGGCACCGGCTGCTGCCCACCTCCATGCTGTACTTCGGCCCCGGCCGTGACGGCGTCGACCGCGCCCCCTGGGCCGACTCCAACGGCAACGCGGCCGGCAGCAGCCTGGAGGACGCCCTGGTCCAGGGGTTCCTGGAACTCGTCGAGCGCGACGCGGTGGCCCTGTGGTGGTACAACCGGCTGCGCCGGCCGGCGGTCGACCTCGACCTGTTCGACGAGCCGTGGCTCGCGCGGACGCGCACCGCGTACGGGAGGGCGGGCCGGTCGTTGTGGGTCCTCGACCTCACCGCCGACTTCGGCATCCCCGTGATGGCCGCCGTCTCCCGCCGGGAGGAGGGGCCCGAGGAGCGGATCTCCTTCGGCTTCGGTGCCCATTTCGACCCCCGGCTGGCGCTGCGGCGGGCGGTCACGGAGATGTGCCAGCTGCTGCCTCCCGCGGACACCGGGTCCGAGGAGCCGCTGCACCGAAGACCCGGCGTGCCCGCGGAACTGCGTGCCTGGTGGTGCGAGGCGACCGTCCGGAACCAGCCGTACCTGCTCCCCGATCCCGCCCAGACCGCCCGGGGGCCGGCCGGATACGGTTACGTTCCGCGGGCCGATCTGCGCGCGGATGTGGAAGCGGCCGAATCAGTTATACGTGCCCATGACATGGAATTGCTGGTGCTCGACCAGACGCGGCCGGACGTGGGCCTGCCCGTCGTCAAAGTCATCGTTCCGGGATTGCGGCACTTCTGGGCGCGGTTCGCCCCGGGACGCCTCTTCGACGTGCCCGTACGCATGGGATGGCGCGAGCGGCCCGTCCCCTACGAGGAGTTGAATCCCGTTCCATTGTTCGTATGAACCCCCTCCTTTCTCCTCATCGGTGGCAAGTCCGAACCTTTGCTTATTAGCATGCGGATCGCCACTGTCCTTGCGAGGAGGCCGCGATGCCGGATCGTGTCCGGAATGCTGTTCCGCACATATTCGACGACAGACAACGAGACATAGGTATTTCGGCCAATGAGGAAGGGATGGAACCCGGCCACTTCCCGGCCGCCACCGGGGTGCCGCCGGCCCGGCCCGACATTCCCGCCCCCCGGCTGGCCCGGGGCATCACGATCGTGGCCCTGCTGTGCTACGCCACGGTCACCGTGCTCAACGTCCTGCGGTCGGGCGGGTCGAGCGGTACCCGCCTCGCCGTCTGCGTCGGCCTCGTCCTGCTCGTCTTCGGCGTGCAGTTCGTGGTCTCCGCCCCCGCGGCCCGGACCTGGTCCATGCGCCGGAAGGTCGGCTTCCTCGCCTTCCAGACGCTGCTGACCTATCTGCCGCTGGTCTGGTTCGGGCTGTCGTGGGGCAGCATGGAAGGGCCGCTCGCCGCCTCCGTGCTCCTGACGTTCCGCTGGCGGACCGCCTGGCCGCTGTTCGGTGCCGTGGTGGCCAGCATCCCGGTGTACGCGATCGCCCTCGGCCAGCCCGCCGCCCAGGTCGGCTACTTCCTGATCGCCGGCATGCTCTGCGGCATCGTCATCTACGGTCTCAGCCGGCTCACCGACCTGGTCCACGAAGTGCACTCCACGCGCGAGGAACTGGCCAGGATGGCGGTCAACCAGGAACGGCTGCGGTTCGCCCGGGACCTGCACGACCTGCTGGGCTACAGCCTGTCGGCCATCGCCCTGAAGGGTGAACTCATCCACCGGCTCATCACCACCCGCCCGGACCAGGCGCGCGGGGAGACGGCGGAGCTCCTCGCGGTCGCGCGCCAGGCGCTGGCCGACGTGCGGCTGGTGTCCAGCGGCTACCGCGACATGTCACTGCGGGACGAGGCCGAGACGGCCGCGGCCATCCTGGCGGCGGCCGACGTACGGGCCGACGTGTCGATCGAGTGCGGCCGGCTCCACCCGGTCGTCGACACCGCGCTGGCCACCGCTCTGCGTGAGGGTGTGACCAACATACTGCGACACAGTAAGGTGCAGAGGTGCAGCATCTCGGCCACCGTGGATGCGGAAACGGTCCTGCTCAGCCTGGTCAACGACGGTGCGCCTTTGGGGAAGGCGCCCGCGTCGGCATCGACCGGAGGCAGCGGGCTGGACAACCTTCGCGAGCGGTTCGCCAGGATCGGGGGCCGGCTCAGCGCCGGCCCGGGGGAGGACGGCCGCTTCCATCTCGAGGCGTACGCGCCCGTGCGGCCGCGGGCGGGGAACGACGGGTCGAGGGGTACCGGCCCGAGGCCCACCGAACGTGCCGCCGCCTGACCATGACGACCAGTTAGCACCGTAGTGCACTTCTGGGGGGACCGATGCTATGCGTGAAGATCCTGCTCGCAGAGGACATGCACATGATCCGCGGCGCGCTGATCGCGCTGCTGGAACTGGAGCCGGACCTGGAGGTCGTCGCCTCCGTGGACCGGGGGGACACCATCGTGAAGACGGCGCTGGAGACACGGCCGGACGTGGCGATCATCGACATCGACCTGCCGGGCACGGACGGACTCACCGCCGCGGCCGACCTGCATGACCAGCTCCCCGGCTGCCGCACCCTCATCCTCACCAGCCTCGGTCGCCCCGGCACGCTGCGGCGCGCCCTCACGGCGCACGTCACCGGGTTCCTGCTCAAGGACTCGCCGCCCGAGCAACTGGCGGCGGCGGTCCGCGCGGTGGCCGTGGGCAGACGGGTCGTCGACCCACAGCTCGCCCTCACGGCATGGGACTCACCGGACAACCCGCTCTCGCCCAGGGAGCTGGAAGTCCTGAGACTGGCCGCCCAGGGTGCCGACGCCGCCGAGATCGCCGGATGTCTGTTCCTGTCCAAGGGAACGGTCCGCAACTACCTCACCGCCATCGTCAGCAAGCTGGGCGCCCGCAACCGCATCGACGCCATCAGGATCGCCGAGGAGGCCGGCTGGATCCCGTGACCCCTCCCTCGACCACCCGAGCAGCGTGTCGAGCATGCCCTGGTCCAGCATCGTGCCCACCGAGACGTCCGGCAGGTCGCCGAAGCCGGCGTCGTGCACGGCGGCGCTGACCACGTACCGCTCCCCCACCCGGAAGGTGCCGAAGGTCCACTCGTCCCCGCCCGCCGGCGTGCCGTCGGGACGGACCAGCGTGGTCCGGGGCCCGTCCAGGTCGAAGCCGAACTCGGTGAAACGGAACCGCAGTCCCTGCCCCAGGGCCTTGCTGTACGCCTCCTTGAGCGTCCACAACCGCACCATCGTGTCGTTGCGGGACCGCTCACCGCCGGCGTCCAGCGACGCCTTCTCGTACGGGGTGCACGCCTGGAGTTCGGAACCGGTGCCCGCGAGCCTGCGGTCGGCGCGCTCGACGTCCACCCCGATCCGCCCCCGGCGGGTGACGCCGACGAGCATCATCTCCTCGGTGTGGCTGAGGCTGACGTCGATCTGGTCGCAGCCCCGTACGTAGGGCCTGCCTCCCGGCTGGTAGGACAGGTCGACGAGGTCCGGAGTCGTGTCCAGCACCTGGGCGGCGGTGTACCGCAGGAACAGCCGGGAGGCGACGAAACGGTCCCTCATCCGGGGCCGGTCGAAGCTCTCGTAGCGGTTCCAGTCACGGCCGAGGAGGTGGCGCACCGCGTCGGTCCCGCCCCGCGGCAGCCAGCCGGGCATCGTGCCGTACACCAGCACGCTCCCGGTGACGGCCAGTTCGTCGCGGACCCGGTCCCACGGTCCGCCCGGCCCCAGCGCCGGCAGCGGCCGGCCGATTCGGGTGCCCACTCACGCTCCCGCGAGTTCGGCGGCCAGCGGGCCGGCGCCCAGCGCGGAGATGACCCCGGCGAGGTCCACGGCGTCGCTGTCCGGCCGGGGGCACATCGGGATGCAGGCGGGCCCGCCCATGCGCCGCAGGTAGGGACCGAGGACGGGACGCGGCCCGATCTCGACGACGTGCGTGGGGGTCTGCTGGCCGAGCATGCCGCGGGCCGCGTCGGCGAACCGGATCGGCGAGGTGAGCTGTTCGGTCCAGTACGAGGCGTACAGCGGCTCGGTGGCCAGCCGGCCCAGCACGGTGGAGTAGAACGGCACGCGCGGCGTCCCGGCGGGGATCCGGCGGGCGACCGCCTCGAACTTGGGGACGACCGGCTCCATCAGCGGGGAGTTGAAGGCGTGGCCCACCGGCAGGTGCCGGCACTTGATGCCACGGGTGGCCAGCTCCGCCTCGATCCGCTCCAGTCCGGCCACCTCGCCGGAGAGCACGGTCGCACGGGCCGCGTTGACGGCGCTGATGCCGACACCCGGCTCCGCGACGACCAGTTCGGCGATCTCGTACGGGGAGACGCAGGCGGCCATCATGCCGCCGCCGGAGGGCAGGTACTGCATGAAGGCGCCCCGCATCGCGATCAGCTTGGCCGCATCCGCCGGGTTGAGCGCGCCCGCCACCGTGGCCGCCGCGAACTCACCGATGCCGTGGCCGAGGACGGCGACCGGCACGACGCCCGAGGTCTCCAGCGTCCTCGCGAGGGCGTACTCGACGGCGAAGAGGGCCGGCTGGGTGAACGCCGTCAGGTGGATGCGGGGGTCCTCGCTGAGGATCAGGTCGACGACCGACAGCCCCAGGTACGGGTGCAGAGCCTCGGCCATCTCGTCCAGATGGCCCCGGTAGGCGGCGGAGTCCAGGTACAGGGCCGACGTCATGCCCGGGTACTGGCAGCCCTGGCCCGTGAACACGAACGCCGCCCTGGCCCGGTGGGCGCCCGGCCGGCGGACGTCGCGCACCGCCATGTGGCGGGCGAGTTCGCGCACCGTGGGGTACGCCCGGATGTCGTCCAGGTCGATGAGTGGTCCGAACTCCTCCTCGATGTCCCCGTAGAGGCTCAGCGCGGCCACGGAGTCGAGACCGTACTCGGACAACGGGACCGAGTCGTCCACCGGCCGGCCCAGATAGTGGCCGAGCCGCTCCAGCAGCCATTCTCGATGGGCCCCGCCGAGGCGGTCGGGTTCCTGCGCGGGCATGGTGTGTGCTCCTTCGGGGGCGAGGGGCGGGGTGGGTCAGGCGAGCGGGGAGTTGAACAGGTCGTAGCTGCGCCGGCCGTGCAGCCGGGCCATGACCTCGGCGAGCACCCGCTGCTCGGCGAGCGCCGGCCGGTCCGGCAGGGCCAGGCCCAGCCGCCGCGCCAGCCGGTACAGGGCGGCCGACGGCCAGGCGGTGTCGGCCAGGAACCGGTCCGTGGCGTCCCCCGACGCCTGCTGCTCGCGCCACACGCCCAGGCAGGCCGCCGCCGCCAGCACCAGGGTGTAGCGGTCGGCGAGCGCGAGACTGTGCGGGCTGGCGAGCGCGCTGCGGTCCGACTGCGGGATGCCCGCGAAGGCCTTGCGCAGGTCGGCGAGTTCGATGGCGAACGCGCGGACCAGGAACCGCAGCACGCCCGCGTCCCGGCCCGCCCGCGGCAGCCGTGCCTCCTCCAGCAGGTCGGTGCTGGCCACCAGCGTCGCGGCCAGCGGGTCCGCGTCGCCCAGCAGCGCGGGCTGCGCCAGGTCGAGCGGCGGCAGGTCACCGTGCGGCGCGAACAGCCCCGGCGGCGGCTCGGGGTCGGCGAACCACGCGTGCTGGGCGAAGAACGGCAGCTGGGGCAGGATGCTGACCTGGCGGCCCGCGCTGCCGGCGTGGCCCAGGGACGTGACCGGCAGGTCCCGCAGCTGCTTCTGGAACATCCCGTACGCGCCGTCCTCGGCGAACGTCTCCTCGCCGAGGACCGCCGACATCTCGTCCATGGCCTCGGCGGTGAGCTTGGGCGCCAGGTAGGCGGCGACCGCCGCGTAGACGCTCATCTGCCGGGGCAGCAGGTGCAGCGCCCGGGTGGCGACCAGGGCGAGACAGTCGATGAGCAGCAGGTCCAGGAACGCCCCGGTCAGCACCGAGCGGACGTGCTGGACGTCGAGCGAGGAGCGGCCGTCGGCACGCGGCCGGGCCGCGAACGCGGCCACCGTGCGCAGTGCCGTGTCGGCCCCCGCCAGCACGATCGACGGGATCAGGCCCCGGATGACCAGGGAGGAGCGCAGCGACAGTTCGTAGCCGTCGCCCGGCGCGCCGACCAGCGCGGTGTCCGGGACCGGGCAGTCGTCGAAGCCCAGTCCGCCGAACTCGGCCCCCCGCATGCCGTTGGTGGAGCGGCGGCCCAGGTCGAGGACGCGGCCCGGGGGCACGTCGTCCCGGTCGAGGAACAGCACGGTGTGGCTGCGGGCGTGGCCGGGCGTGCCGGTCCGGGCGAAGACGAGCAGGCCGCGCGCCCGGGACGCGTTGGCGATGCCGGTCTTGCTCCCGTTGAGCAGCAGGTCCCGGCCGGGGCCGGGCCGGGCGGTGAACTCGTCCCGGACGAAGTCGTTGCCGTGGGCGACCCCGTGCCGGGCGACGGCGATCCGGTCCCCGCCGAGCAGCAGCCGGGCGGCCCGCTCGCGCTGCTCCGTGGACCCGGCGGTCCAGACGGGCGTCGCGGCGAAGAAGCAGTTCAGCCCGTACCCGAATCCCAGCGAGGCGTCCCGGCGGAAGACGGGGCGCAGCACCCGGCCGAGTTCGTCCATGCGCCGCAGCCGGCCGCCCAGCGCGGCCGGGACGAACTCCTCGTTCATGCCGTACGCGT
Proteins encoded in this window:
- a CDS encoding acyl-CoA carboxylase subunit beta; protein product: MTILDELTVTPAAPDLRRATDELRRLKEEVSRGPDPAATRRQHEKNKLTAHERLELLFDEGTFTEIEPLRRHRATGFGLEERKPHGDGVVIGWGLVHGRTVFAYAHDFRVFAGALGEAHAAKVHKVMDLAESAGAPLVSLNDGAGARIQEGVTALAGYGGIFRRNVAASGVIPQISVMLGPCAGGAAYSPALTDFVFMVRDTAQMFITGPDVVQAVTGEEITHNGLGGADVHATTSGVCHFAHDDEATCLEDVRYLLGLLPANNRETPPAVACDDPADRRTDALADLVPADPGRSYDIRGVIEEIVDDGEYLEIHETWAPNVVCALARLDGHPVGIVANQPASLAGVLDIHASEKAARFVSTCDSFNIPLVTLVDVPGFLPGVDQEHNGIIRHGAKLLYAYCNATVPRISLVLRKAYGGAYIVMDSRSIGADLSFAWPTNEIAVMGAEGAANVIFRREIAASDDPDAVRAQRIKEYKSELMHPYYAAERGLVDDVIDPADTRRVLVRSLAMLRTKRAEVPARKHGNVPT
- a CDS encoding AfsR/SARP family transcriptional regulator, with amino-acid sequence MEINVLGPLTAIEHGVSVVPTAGKPRQILALLALQADRVVTVPTLMEEIWGEDIPRSAATTLQTYILQLRRKIAAALDGDPLRRAKDVLVTQHGGYLLQVQPGRVDAQEFGRLTSSGRDAHEAGDHRAASRLLGRALDMWHGPALVDVRVGSVLELEVLGLEEDRMAALERRIDADLHLGRHTEIVPELRVLVAKHPMHENFCAQLMTALHRSGSSWRALESYQRLRTTLIDELGLEPSPRLQRLHQAVLSSDPGLDLHAPAST
- a CDS encoding TOMM precursor leader peptide-binding protein: MTVTDPAPAGLPVGFKRHLRVETVSGEAVYLLSERGTTVLRGPQVEVLAPLLDGTRTLPAVIAEATAAVPAAEAGRVIAALARADLVGYRDPAADAAAEAYWELAGIGAPGVAAAVRSTPVHVVPLGRTDGAAAMAECVAAGLALAPSEEEAAFGLILCDDYLDPALAEVDARHRAAGRPWLLARPGGPEVWVGPVFGAAGGPCWSCLAHRLRGHRSSQAPVRHALGLPGPVPLPEASLPAVRTMGVQTTVLEALKWAAGMRYAGQGSVCRLDTRTLRTSHHPVTRRPQCAECGDPGLVGALARRPVVPVSRPKVSGAGGNHRAMTPAQVLGRYRHLVDPVTGVVSGLRPAPGTPEGLNHWVSGRNLAWRGTGPEGLRSCSGGKGVTPEEAEAGALCEAVERYCGTRQGDEAVVRGSFTELGEAAVHPQRVQLYAERQFRERERWNAHCAPMHAVPPRFDEGAEREWTPVWSLTARRHRLLPTSMLYFGPGRDGVDRAPWADSNGNAAGSSLEDALVQGFLELVERDAVALWWYNRLRRPAVDLDLFDEPWLARTRTAYGRAGRSLWVLDLTADFGIPVMAAVSRREEGPEERISFGFGAHFDPRLALRRAVTEMCQLLPPADTGSEEPLHRRPGVPAELRAWWCEATVRNQPYLLPDPAQTARGPAGYGYVPRADLRADVEAAESVIRAHDMELLVLDQTRPDVGLPVVKVIVPGLRHFWARFAPGRLFDVPVRMGWRERPVPYEELNPVPLFV
- a CDS encoding sensor histidine kinase, coding for MEPGHFPAATGVPPARPDIPAPRLARGITIVALLCYATVTVLNVLRSGGSSGTRLAVCVGLVLLVFGVQFVVSAPAARTWSMRRKVGFLAFQTLLTYLPLVWFGLSWGSMEGPLAASVLLTFRWRTAWPLFGAVVASIPVYAIALGQPAAQVGYFLIAGMLCGIVIYGLSRLTDLVHEVHSTREELARMAVNQERLRFARDLHDLLGYSLSAIALKGELIHRLITTRPDQARGETAELLAVARQALADVRLVSSGYRDMSLRDEAETAAAILAAADVRADVSIECGRLHPVVDTALATALREGVTNILRHSKVQRCSISATVDAETVLLSLVNDGAPLGKAPASASTGGSGLDNLRERFARIGGRLSAGPGEDGRFHLEAYAPVRPRAGNDGSRGTGPRPTERAAA
- a CDS encoding response regulator transcription factor, with amino-acid sequence MLCVKILLAEDMHMIRGALIALLELEPDLEVVASVDRGDTIVKTALETRPDVAIIDIDLPGTDGLTAAADLHDQLPGCRTLILTSLGRPGTLRRALTAHVTGFLLKDSPPEQLAAAVRAVAVGRRVVDPQLALTAWDSPDNPLSPRELEVLRLAAQGADAAEIAGCLFLSKGTVRNYLTAIVSKLGARNRIDAIRIAEEAGWIP
- a CDS encoding acyltransferase domain-containing protein, whose amino-acid sequence is MPAQEPDRLGGAHREWLLERLGHYLGRPVDDSVPLSEYGLDSVAALSLYGDIEEEFGPLIDLDDIRAYPTVRELARHMAVRDVRRPGAHRARAAFVFTGQGCQYPGMTSALYLDSAAYRGHLDEMAEALHPYLGLSVVDLILSEDPRIHLTAFTQPALFAVEYALARTLETSGVVPVAVLGHGIGEFAAATVAGALNPADAAKLIAMRGAFMQYLPSGGGMMAACVSPYEIAELVVAEPGVGISAVNAARATVLSGEVAGLERIEAELATRGIKCRHLPVGHAFNSPLMEPVVPKFEAVARRIPAGTPRVPFYSTVLGRLATEPLYASYWTEQLTSPIRFADAARGMLGQQTPTHVVEIGPRPVLGPYLRRMGGPACIPMCPRPDSDAVDLAGVISALGAGPLAAELAGA
- a CDS encoding acyl-CoA dehydrogenase family protein; the protein is MTPFRERPAPDRPGQERPGPGRPAAGGTAAERADALERSFGPLDDPANPLGGASFVAADRAGALPPTAEDVLDAYGMNEEFVPAALGGRLRRMDELGRVLRPVFRRDASLGFGYGLNCFFAATPVWTAGSTEQRERAARLLLGGDRIAVARHGVAHGNDFVRDEFTARPGPGRDLLLNGSKTGIANASRARGLLVFARTGTPGHARSHTVLFLDRDDVPPGRVLDLGRRSTNGMRGAEFGGLGFDDCPVPDTALVGAPGDGYELSLRSSLVIRGLIPSIVLAGADTALRTVAAFAARPRADGRSSLDVQHVRSVLTGAFLDLLLIDCLALVATRALHLLPRQMSVYAAVAAYLAPKLTAEAMDEMSAVLGEETFAEDGAYGMFQKQLRDLPVTSLGHAGSAGRQVSILPQLPFFAQHAWFADPEPPPGLFAPHGDLPPLDLAQPALLGDADPLAATLVASTDLLEEARLPRAGRDAGVLRFLVRAFAIELADLRKAFAGIPQSDRSALASPHSLALADRYTLVLAAAACLGVWREQQASGDATDRFLADTAWPSAALYRLARRLGLALPDRPALAEQRVLAEVMARLHGRRSYDLFNSPLA